A portion of the Chloroflexi bacterium ADurb.Bin180 genome contains these proteins:
- a CDS encoding Cytochrome C biogenesis protein transmembrane region, with amino-acid sequence MKLRRQRMGPLLALVLALLLGLILPSATAADGVVHLYYFFDPGCAVCHQVHEEIIVPLLKEYGSQLLIDERDMSDQATFEYLLALESQFKVTEPGIPEVFIGTDALIGDQPIRAQLRERVEFYLGQGGVALPELAGQALPTKVPTFPLATRTPEPMLTPTPLPSSGQPIYLAWFYDPGCDLCARKEHDLSYLTALYPQVKAERFNGDEDTALFQYLCQRAGVPEGKQLVAPSVFVGGRALVAEEISVRAMEELIQPYLQTGSAEPWAGFEEGRHSAEQTIIERFRSLGILTVVGAGLIDGLNPCAFATMIFLISYLAVRKRRGIELLATGAAFTLGVFLAYLGLGLGMLKFLTTLPILSTIGKWIYGITMLLCLALALGSFADYRKAREGRLEDMSLKLPDYLRNVQRRLIREGSRSSRFVLASFGLGFVVSVVELACTGQVYLPTIVFVLGLAEWRARATAALVVYNLMFVVPLIAVFLLVYFGTTSQQLTKWMQRHAAAIKLGMGLLFLLLAAWLGYSIISV; translated from the coding sequence ATGAAGCTGCGACGACAAAGGATGGGCCCACTGCTGGCCCTGGTGCTGGCACTGCTACTTGGCCTGATTCTGCCGTCGGCGACGGCAGCGGACGGCGTGGTGCACCTGTACTACTTTTTCGACCCGGGCTGCGCGGTGTGCCACCAGGTGCACGAGGAGATCATCGTGCCGCTCCTGAAGGAGTACGGCTCGCAGTTGCTCATCGACGAGAGAGACATGTCCGATCAGGCCACCTTCGAGTACCTGCTTGCGCTCGAAAGCCAGTTCAAAGTGACCGAGCCGGGGATCCCCGAGGTCTTTATCGGGACCGATGCGCTGATCGGCGACCAGCCCATCCGCGCGCAGCTCAGGGAACGCGTCGAGTTCTACCTGGGTCAGGGCGGCGTCGCGCTGCCCGAGCTCGCAGGCCAGGCCTTGCCCACCAAGGTGCCGACCTTCCCCCTGGCCACGCGCACCCCGGAGCCGATGCTCACTCCCACCCCGCTGCCCTCCAGCGGCCAGCCCATCTACCTGGCCTGGTTTTACGATCCGGGCTGTGACCTGTGCGCCCGCAAAGAGCACGATCTGAGCTACCTGACCGCTCTCTATCCGCAGGTCAAGGCCGAACGGTTCAACGGTGACGAGGACACAGCGTTGTTCCAGTACCTGTGCCAGAGGGCGGGCGTGCCGGAAGGCAAGCAGCTCGTAGCGCCCTCGGTATTCGTCGGCGGCCGGGCCCTGGTAGCCGAGGAGATCAGCGTGCGCGCGATGGAGGAGTTGATTCAACCCTACCTGCAGACCGGCTCAGCCGAGCCCTGGGCTGGCTTTGAGGAAGGCAGGCACAGCGCCGAACAGACCATCATCGAACGCTTCCGCTCGCTGGGCATTCTCACCGTGGTGGGGGCGGGGCTGATCGACGGTCTGAATCCCTGCGCCTTTGCCACGATGATCTTTCTGATCTCTTACCTCGCAGTGCGCAAGCGTCGCGGCATCGAGCTGCTGGCCACCGGCGCGGCTTTTACGCTCGGCGTATTCCTGGCTTACCTCGGGCTGGGCCTGGGCATGCTCAAGTTTCTGACCACCCTGCCCATTCTGAGCACCATCGGCAAGTGGATCTACGGGATAACGATGCTGTTGTGCCTGGCGCTGGCCCTGGGCAGTTTTGCCGACTATCGCAAGGCCCGCGAGGGACGGCTCGAGGATATGAGCCTGAAGCTGCCCGACTATTTGCGCAACGTGCAGCGGCGGCTCATCCGTGAGGGCTCGCGCTCGAGCCGGTTCGTGCTGGCCTCGTTCGGTCTGGGCTTTGTCGTGTCGGTGGTGGAACTGGCCTGCACGGGCCAGGTCTATCTGCCCACGATCGTCTTTGTGCTTGGCCTGGCCGAATGGCGGGCGCGGGCCACGGCAGCGCTGGTGGTCTACAACCTGATGTTTGTCGTGCCCCTCATCGCCGTGTTCCTGCTGGTGTACTTTGGCACGACCTCGCAGCAGCTCACCAAATGGATGCAGAGGCACGCCGCGGCGATCAAGCTGGGCATGGGCCTTCTCTTTCTGCTGCTGGCCGCCTGGCTGGGCTATAGCATCATCAGCGTGTAG
- a CDS encoding Thioredoxin — protein MSLHVTPSPASTGRWRHAAGALLVVVGVAAVGLAIYARHQQAQVPMPVSADLANCDLDEPYPTSPADQIQWVLCQHRPALVLYYSTDCRPCRMMDALVQMVKPDYAGRVMFIEVRYDDPANVGLLRWGQVGTVPAACFVDASGEVRRVAGTMTQPKLRAELDRIAAATNDQQ, from the coding sequence ATGTCGCTCCACGTGACGCCTTCTCCTGCCTCGACCGGGCGCTGGCGTCATGCCGCCGGGGCGCTGCTGGTGGTCGTCGGCGTGGCGGCAGTGGGGCTGGCCATCTACGCCAGACACCAGCAGGCGCAGGTCCCCATGCCAGTGAGCGCCGACCTGGCCAACTGCGACCTCGACGAGCCCTACCCGACCTCACCGGCCGACCAGATCCAGTGGGTGCTGTGCCAGCACCGGCCAGCCCTGGTCCTCTACTACAGCACCGACTGCCGGCCCTGCCGGATGATGGATGCGCTGGTGCAGATGGTCAAGCCGGACTATGCCGGGAGGGTAATGTTCATCGAGGTGCGCTATGACGATCCGGCCAACGTCGGCCTCTTGCGCTGGGGCCAGGTCGGCACCGTACCGGCGGCCTGCTTCGTCGATGCCTCGGGCGAGGTCAGGCGCGTGGCGGGGACGATGACGCAGCCCAAGCTGCGCGCCGAGCTGGACCGCATCGCGGCCGCCACGAACGACCAGCAGTGA
- the bfr gene encoding Bacterioferritin, whose amino-acid sequence MKGNKKVIELLNHLLAEELTAISQYMVHSEMFADWGLDRLHEMVEKRAITEMKHAEALIGRILFLEGEPIVSKLNEIHIGADTEKMMAFDLAAEYDAVKSYNAGVKTAMQEGDQGTRSLLSSILKDEEAHADEIEAQREQISLMGIQTYLGKQI is encoded by the coding sequence ATGAAGGGGAACAAGAAGGTTATCGAGCTGCTCAACCACCTGCTGGCGGAAGAGCTGACTGCCATCAGCCAGTACATGGTGCACAGCGAGATGTTCGCCGACTGGGGGCTGGACCGGCTGCACGAGATGGTCGAGAAGCGGGCCATCACCGAGATGAAGCACGCCGAAGCGCTGATCGGCCGCATCCTGTTCCTCGAAGGCGAACCGATCGTCAGCAAGCTCAACGAGATACACATTGGCGCCGACACGGAAAAGATGATGGCCTTTGACCTCGCGGCCGAGTACGACGCGGTCAAGTCCTACAACGCCGGCGTCAAGACCGCGATGCAGGAGGGCGACCAGGGCACCCGCAGCCTGCTCTCGTCGATTCTCAAGGACGAAGAGGCTCACGCCGATGAGATCGAGGCGCAGCGCGAGCAGATCTCGCTCATGGGCATCCAGACCTACCTGGGCAAGCAGATCTAG
- a CDS encoding Thioesterase superfamily protein, which translates to MEKQKNSRGCFLCGRQNPIGLKMSWYNDREAQCITASVTVPEHFNSYPGVVHGGIVAALLDETAGRSILLVDDRDDNLMVTARLEIRYRLPVPTGQPITLRGKTLQYTGTRAKVRAEVLLADGSVAAEAEALLLRPPAELFASWEAEKPYWKVYDD; encoded by the coding sequence ATGGAGAAACAAAAGAACTCGCGGGGCTGTTTTCTGTGCGGCAGGCAAAACCCCATTGGCCTCAAGATGAGCTGGTACAACGACCGCGAGGCACAGTGTATCACGGCCAGCGTGACCGTGCCGGAGCACTTTAACTCTTACCCCGGCGTGGTGCACGGCGGCATCGTGGCGGCCCTGCTGGACGAGACCGCGGGCCGCTCGATCTTGTTGGTCGACGACCGCGACGACAACCTGATGGTCACGGCCAGGCTCGAGATCAGGTACCGCCTGCCAGTGCCCACCGGCCAGCCGATCACCCTGCGCGGCAAGACGCTCCAGTACACTGGCACACGGGCCAAAGTCAGGGCCGAGGTGCTGCTGGCCGACGGTTCCGTAGCGGCAGAGGCGGAGGCGCTCCTGCTGCGGCCGCCGGCCGAACTGTTCGCGAGCTGGGAAGCGGAAAAGCCCTACTGGAAGGTGTACGACGACTAG